A region from the Hylaeus volcanicus isolate JK05 chromosome 6, UHH_iyHylVolc1.0_haploid, whole genome shotgun sequence genome encodes:
- the LOC128877861 gene encoding transcription factor stalky-like isoform X2: protein MFDVPPKFYELCRLCLSSDGVKLSIFKEEGAQRNFADKILTCLSITKSFSTAKVAGLSPLQSFLQLNKTLFNEEPNSPASINQNIIPQTQTHHLELRSNDMPEQDNVKCEPEDDTYSNSSDPDRLEIEDRDEQDTEGEENGYDMTINKRMKVETNYEGSKPNTPNHSPVNRMDTPESNCSDTNIDQETTKLWQALANNRSLEITRTNGDKLNNGFTGEATNLLRSLINNRQIGITAVDSDRVSPQIRFYRDTQGTTIERSIPDCSVLGNRTNVSCIENKGTSMDSNPSSPASIGRKETKGRRKQSYPSKAPMSPDIVNYQHESNEEQAQDFTAWSNKMKGKVEDQKQQFDQHSGNMTKKVDMSCTNCGTMTTTIWRRNMKGEMVCNACGLYYKLHGVNRPVTMRRDTIHTRRRRPKGEKPTRHRKKGDTILAPQSEQMDAESADMLAALRRQIQPHLMMAALTPPHLPGAHPPPSAAQLNYSLPLPSYMMHHVKSEGREQCHLSADAEETEEGDEENVSDVPLNLVATSLSEETH from the exons aAGTCTTTCTCCACTGCCAAAGTAGCAGGCTTAAGCCCACTACAGTCATTTCTCCAATTGAACAAAACATTGTTCAACGAGGAGCCTAACTCTCCGGCCAgcattaatcaaaatattataccTCAGACGCAAACGCATCATTTGGAGTTGCGCAGCAACGACATGCCCGAGCAGGACAACGTTAAGTGTGAACCAGAGGATGATACGTATTCGAACAGTTCCGATCCAGACAGATTAGAAATAGAAGATCGGGATGAACAGGATACAGAGGGGGAAGAAAATGGTTATGATATGACCATTAACAAGAGAATGAAAGTGGAAACAAATTACGAGGGATCGAAACCGAATACCCCTAATCACAGTCCAGTGAATAGAATGGACACACCAGAAAGTAATTGCTCGGACACAAATATCGATCAAGAAACAACAAAACTGTGGCAAGCATTAGCAAA CAACAGGAGTTTAGAGATTACAAGGACAAACGGCGACAAACTTAATAATGGATTTACTGGCGAGGCAACTAATCTTCTTCGTTCTTTAATCAACAATAGACAAATTGGTATTACTGCTGTCGATTCTGACAGAGTATCACCACAAATTAGGTTTTACAGAGACACCCAAGGGACAACAATTGAACGCTCTATACCAGACTGTTCTGTTCTCGGCAATCGTACTAACGTCTCGTGTATAgaaaataag GGTACTTCCATGGATAGCAATCCATCTAGCCCCGCTAGTATCGGTCGAAAGGAAACTAAGGGCCGCAGAAAACAAAGTTATCCCAGTAAAGCACCGATGAGTCCAGATATTGTTAATTATCAACACGAATCTAACGAAGAACAAGCACAAGATTTTACAGCGTGGTCAAACAAAATGAAGGGAAAG GTAGAGGATCAGAAACAACAATTTGATCAACACAGTGGTAACATGACAAAAAAGGTTGACATGTCCTGCACAAACTGCGGTACTATGACTACAACAATTTGGAGAAGAAATATGAAAGGGGAAATGGTCTGTAACGCGTGTGGGCTCTATTACAAACTACATGGAGTAAATCGTCCGGTGACCATGCGGAGGGATACAATACACACGCGTAGACGCAGACCCAAGGGCGAAAAACCAACAAGGCATAGaa aaaaaggAGACACAATTTTGGCACCACAATCTGAACAAATGGATGCCGAGAGTGCAGACATGTTAGCTGCTCTACGACGACAAATCCAACCCCACTTAATGATGGCCGCGTTAACGCCACCACATTTACCTGGTGCCCATCCGCCACCCTCTGCCGCTCAACTTAATTACTCCCTCCCCTTACCTAGTTATATGATGCAC CATGTAAAATCGGAAGGACGAGAACAGTGTCATTTATCTGCGGATGCAGAGGAAACAGAGGAAGGAgacgaagaaaatgtttcggaCGTACCATTGAATCTAGTTGCGACCTCGTTATCCGAAGAGACACACTGA